The genomic interval AAACCTTCTGTTTCTGGCACTCTTAACAACTCCAATAGTTTGTTTAGTTAACTCagactaataaaattaattttcccaTAGAATTAAATCTAAGAATTGgctatgaaattaaattaaatacaccTCTTTCCTTTCACCTTAACCAGTGGCAGTGGGtgccaaaattaacaatttttgttttgtttgagaacataatataaaatgacacgtaatttacaaaatatatatataaaatgacacGTTGGTACAACTTATGTTACGCAGAAACGAAAATGAGAAACATTTTCgatagaaaatgaaaacgtGGAAACGGacgtttttttaaaaaaaataagcataaataggATGCGAAACgagaataagaaatattttcaaaatgttttgaaaacgAAAAACGATACCTATAAGATGTTTTCGTGATACAACTGTAGAAGAGATTGATTGGCGAAGGCATTCCCGGAGAAATCAGAAATGTGTTTGTTTTCGTAACcacaataaattataataaaaataataataataataataataatagaagagagaaaaaattatttagtgtgGACGGCATCATTTTATCACATTGTTACGGGCGGGCCCGCCCTTGTAAGTCGAGGCCGACCAACCAATTCTAATCTCCTCATCTTCTTAGCTAACAGGGCATCTTTGAGCTTTCACACTAAGTAACTGCCAAATTAGCAGCGCGTACGGGACCTTGCAATTCCGTCCACGTGTCGCGCCAGCGCCGGTGAGGCCCATGTCATCTTCTGCCCCCATTTCCATTTGTGGTGACTGACGACGCCGTTGGGGGATAAGGCCCAAACCTCGGATAAGGATGTTtggatttattattaattacgTTCTCATTTTTGGTCATTATTTTTACCACCAAATTTCAACATTAATCTTCGCCACAAAGTTTATACAATCACGCTCACGCGTGGGCCCCCCCACCTTGCAACAGAAATATCGGCCATGCTGCCCCAATACTtgcttataataattaaattaaatgataaaaaaattcaacattgaGATGTTAACCCTAGCTTAAGAATAGGATTAGAAGAAATATATTAAAGGTTGATATTGGGGGGCTAGCTCCGCCGTGACAATTAATGTGATTATTTCCTGATTATCTTGAATGATGATGGAATAAACTTTGTAATTGTATGGATATTCTTAATTATTTACAACATAATACGActtaatcttttaattaataataatatatagctACTTTTAGTCTTAccttcactctctctctctttatgcATGTGAacatctaaataagaattatttaattagtataatgattatttcattattactagattttttttattcatcattATTAATgaactatataaataaataaataaatctcaaatataattttatgcGACCTTTTAGTATTATCGAATATCAAGAAAAATTCTTGAAACTAGACAAGTTGACATACATACTTACAGAATAAgactaaaagattaaaatgtcattgtctatattatattacatttttagTCTTTTAGTTATTATTCTGTAAGTTTGTCTATCAATTTATTTAGTaagaatttattaattaaataaaaatttaattaatgaatttaattttgcgTCTCTCGTAGAAATAGAAGCACGAGCCTCGTTATCCATTCCACGccactctttctctttctctcccttatGAATAATAATTAGATAATACTTTATTTCCCTTCTGGTTCTggattctatatatatatatatatatatattttataaataaataaataaatctcagACGCTTTATAGTTCATAGAGGAGCGTGATAACCATAGGCTACGGCTCACCCACCCAACCAGATTGAGGAGGTTTCTTTCCCTCGCTCGTCCCGGAGAAATCGCTGCTTTCTCTCTGGCCGCCGCTTATGGATCCGTACAAGGTACCGACTGATTGATCCTACAACCACCCCTAGTTCGATCGATGATTGATCTAACGAGTCTTTGTTTTTCATCGTTTTCGTAGCGATTCTATCTATCGATTGCTCGGTTATTTCTTCGATTAATTAGGTTTTGTTCCGATTGAAAGCGTAATTAGTAGCTCCGATTGGTATTTTAATTGAAGATTCCAGGACCAGGCTTTTCCGATTGCTATTTTAATTGAAGTTTGGGATTTCCGTCCTCAGTCTTGTTGATTTTCTCTCTATTGTGTGATGCAGCACCGTCCTTCAACTGCTTTCAATTCTCCTTTCTGGACAACAAACTCTGGTGCTCCCGTGTGGAACAACAACTCTTCATTGACCGTTGGAACTAGAGGTACTTTTCTTGAATATACGTATCTTTTGAATCTGACGGCATGCCTGTCGATTATGTAATCGCATCTCTcgtctttttttctctctcttttaatttgttgatATGTTTTTATATTCGGTTATTAGTAGGAACTCTTTGGTGTAAAAATTGACGTTGTTTCAGCGCGCCGCGCCAAACTTACCTTCTAGTAGTAGTATAGTGATGTTGAGTAATTTCTCAAACTTCCAACAATGACATCAAAGAAATTCCCTTGCCTGCACGGCAGATTTACAGCATTTTATTTCCCAAATTAATTGGACATAGCTTTTGGCTTTTCTATTGAAGATGCTAAAATAAGGTGATTTTCAAACAATTTCTTCCACTGGCGCTGTCCCTTGTGAATTGTTGAAACTTCTCGAGGATTGTTGGCATGAAATATTATTGGCCAACAATTGAAATCCGTTGTATAACAAGCGGAGACAGAAATTAAGTCTACTCTTAGTGCTgccatttgaaattttatgcgAAATGATTACAATGTAATGACTTGTTTACTCCACTATGCAGGTCCAATTCTTCTTGAGGATTATCACTTGGTTGAGAAACTTGCCAATTTTGATCGGGAGCGTATCCCTGAGCGTGTTGTCCATGCAAGAGGGGCTAGTGCCAAGGGTTTCTTTGAGGTCACACATGACATTTCTCAGCTTACTTGCGCTGATTTTCTGCGAGCCCCTGGAGTCCAGACACCTGTTATTGTCCGTTTCTCCACTGTCATCCATGAACGTGGTAGCCCCGAAACCCTGAGGGACCCTAGAGGTTTTGCAGTGAAGTTTTACACCAGAGAGGTAAGTAATACTGTTCATTAGTGTTTATTTTCTGATGTTAAAGTAATTTCATGTCTGTAATAACAGTAGATTTTGGTCAACTTGGTTGATATGTTTGTCTGAGCTACCGTGTAGTTTGTGTCATAGTAGTTAATAAGGACGATTTTATTTTGGGAGGTTCTTGATCTTAGTTGACATAAAATGAGTTCAAAGCTAATTTCATTATGTTCTTGATGGTTGCTGTGGCTGCTCGCCTATTCTGCAGACATGGCATGACAAATTCTGTTGCGTGCAAAAGATACCAGAATAACCGTAAACATGTGATGTTTTTGTAGTTTGGACAGAATAAATTAGAGGTTCTTCCTTAAACTTGATATATTTGCAATACTTACCTCCAGAAAATAGTGGAATGAGCATAGGGTTATGGATTATTCATTATTTAATCTAGGTCGATACAGGCAAAACTCATTTATCCTTGTTTTGGTGTGTACACTGATCATTCTGCTTATTTTGCATGTAGCACACATATGTGATGTATTCATGCATCCAAGAGAATTTCCAGCATAATTTCTGTCTTGTTCTTTAACTAGTGAATACAAGTGTACATGACCCTTGtggaattaaaatttttttagatgAGTTGATTTGCTTATGCTTTTCCCTGTTCAGATCATGaccttttttctttgttgtggATTCAGGGTAACTTTGATCTGGTTGGAAACAACTTTCCTGTATTTTTCATCCGTGATGGAATGAAGTTCCCTGACATGGTCCATTCTCTTAAACCCAACCCCAAGTCTCACATCCAGGAGAACTGGAGAATCCTTGACTTCTTCTCCCACCATCCAGAGAGTTTGCATATGTTCACCTTCCTCTTCGATGATTTGGGTGTTCCACAAGACTACAGACACATGGATGGCTCTGGTGTTAATACCTATACCTTAATCAATAAAGCTGGGAAAGCTCACTATGTCAAGTTTCATTGGAAACCTACTTGTGGAGTGAAGTGTTTATTGGAAGATGAAGCCATTAAGGTTGGAGGATCCAATCACAGCCATGCAACCCAGGATCTGTATGACTCTATAGCAGCAGGAAATTATCCTGAATGGAAACTTTTCATTCAGATAATTGATCCTGATCATGAAGACAGATTTGATTTTGACCCACTTGATGTAACCAAGACATGGCCTGAGGACATCTTGCCCCTGCAGCCAGTGGGTCGTTTGGTCTTGAATAAGAACATTGATAACTTCTTTGCTGAGAATGAGCAACTTGCTTTCTGCCCTGCTATTATTGTGCCCGGTATCTACTATTCAGATGACAAGCTGCTTCAAACTCGGATATTCTCTTATGCGGATACTCAGAGGCACCGTCTGGGACCTAACTATCTGCAGCTCCCTGCTAATGCTCCCAAGTGTGCTCATCACAACAATCACCACGATGGTTTCATGAATTTCATGCACAGAGATGAGGAGGTACTAACATCTTTTGTTGTGTATTTTCTTTTGTCGAATATTGAGAGGTCAGATTTGTATATGGTTCCTCCTTTCCACAGATGGATTGTCCTATTTTCATGACTTGGTGTTCCATGTAGGTATAATAAATGCTTAAACTGTAGTCCCTGAGCCTTGGGGTGCTGAACACATTGGCAGATGCATATAATAAATGCTTAACCTTTTGCTGTTTGCTTTTTGTTTCCATTATGGCTTCATTTGATTAATTGATGCTTTTCCAGGTTGATTACTTCCCTTCAAGGTATGATCCTGTACGACACGCCGAGAGGCACCCAATTCCTCCTCCTGTCTTGACAGGAAAGCGTGATAAGGTAAGTTGCCCTGTGTTagtttcaaatttgaagttttGAATGGAACGTGGgattattaaatgaattaaacAATTATAAGTTCAAGCTTTTTTTAATTGTCTAGAAAGCAGGATTCATGTTCCTGAGCATTTTCAGCACATTACTGAATATGCTATGCTTTAAAATTATGACATTCAAAAGCCAATAATCTTTGCCATTGTGAGTGGTGTTGGTGGTCGAAGTTCTTGTAGCGTTCACATCCTGTTTGAAGTCAGCCTTTGATCTACAAGCCATCACACCTCCACATGAGTGGGGGTGACATCAATGCAAAGACAAAGAATCATTTTatgactaattaaattaatagatgGTGATAAGCGAGTTTGCTGCTACCACTACCAGTCATGTGAAGTATCTGAGTACCTGAAATAATTAATGTTGAACTTGCTGGATCCTTTTCAATCTATGCTTAAGATTGGTCCTTGGGACTTTTCGAGGAAACCCATATCAGGGCATGTGACTGCTGCATAGTACGAATGTTTTGGAAGTTCAGTGCCATGACTTCCATGTCTTTGCATTGATCGCATGCTTTTAATGTGCTTCAGTTAGCTGGTATGTTATTCTAGTGCGGATTCATGATGTTCTAACTTGTCAAACGCTCCCTTTATCAATTCAGTGCATCATTGAGAAAGAGAACAACTTTAAGCAGCCCGGAGAGAAATACCGATCTTGGGCACCAGACAGGTACTAATCCTCCAATTCATTCGAATGCTGAAATGTTCTTATTGTTATGCTGATTTCCTCTGATGGAATGGCAATTTTCCAGGCAAGAGCGGTTCATCTGCAGATGGGTTGACGCCTTATCCGACGCAAGAGTGACCCATGAGATCCGCAGCATCTGGATCTCATATTGGTCTCAGGTTGGACTCCTTACCTTCTTAGGCCTTCGCATTGCTATGATtcgtaattttaattttgaagggTCACAGGACCAGTTTGTATTACAACACACTGATGGATAATTCATTGGATACAATGGTCTGCAGGCTGACAGGTCTTTGGGTCAGAAGATAGCATCTCGCCTGAACGTAAGGCCAAGCATTTGAAAGCGAAGTTGGGCTGGAACTGGATGTTGAGTTGTGAACAGTCAGTGAGAGTAATGGAGGATATAAGTTGGGATTAATCCTCTCATGTGTATTGTTATAATAGCCTAAGTTGCGTGACGTGACATTTTGATCCGACTATGTCtcatacaataattaattaaattacagtCATGTGGAAGTAATATTTAGTTTcccttccctttttttttggcattttttccCCCTAGTAATGACGAGAGTGTACAGAGGCAGTCGCGTCTTCTGAGGGGCAATATGTCAGTATTAGAGTGCTATCCCATGAGATATTGCGATATTTTGGTATAAAATATCGCAATATTTTTAATGAGAATATCAGcccaaaagcaacaaaatttaaatttattctctctctctcttgcgtTAAAAATGAGCTCGTTTggccctctctttctctcatgcCCGTGTGATTGCATCTCCAACATCTGTTTTGCCCCTTttggtcctctctctctcactctctctctcgtgtgATTGAGCCTTCGAAGTTCAATCGACTTGTTCCAACCATCTATCTATCTCTTTCCCGTGCATTTGATTGAGCCTCCAGCATCTCTTCGACTCCAACggctatttctttctctctctcgggCATTCGACCAAGCCTTCGGTGTCCGTTCGACTCCAacaatcatctctctctctctcttctgcaCATTCGACCGAGCCTCCAGTGTCTATTTGACTCCAACgatcgtctctctctctctctcctgccTGTGTGACTTAGTCTCCTTTATTGCAGCAGTTTTCGTGCCTCCTCCATTACTCTAAAAGTGACCCTTGCATTCGCATCTCCTTTATTGTAGCAGTTTCGACGTTTACCTCGCAAAATCTCTCCCCCTCACCAAGTTTGCTTTGTCTCCCTATTTCATTCTTTCTCAAGAACTCCTTTGTTAATCATTGATTTTATAAAATCCAATCGTTTGTTCTTAGATCTGAGCATATTTTCACTGTGAAAGTGGCTCTAATCTATAAGGAGGTAagtattttacttttattagcAATTACTTTCAGTACAgattcatgatatatatatatatacgtgttatttgggtttggccgaaactttaaacttagatctacagAGATTAGGTTGTTGGatcttgttgattttttggtatgttggtcgatgggcccTTAGGTGTCGAGTAGTTGTCTCTGATGACTTGAAACCACTGTCCACAATGGCTGATGGTGATTAGCAGTGCGTATATACGTAAGTGTTGGGTTTGGCCAAAACTTTAAGCTTATATCTATGTAGATTTGGTCGTTgaattttgctaattttttagtATGTTGGTCGATGAGCCATTGGGTGTCAGGTGATTGCCTTTGATCGCTGGAAACAACTAGCTACGGTGGCCAGTGGCGACTGGCAATGAGTTTTTCAATTatggtaaaaaattaaaaatcagatctacgAAATTCAACCGTTAAATCTGATgcacttttgtgtatgttaaccccatTGACTTGGTGTTTTTAATGGTAGGCTTTGATCGTGAGAATCTCTGGCCGATAGTGGTTGTCGGTAGTCGCTGATGGCGACAGTTATGGCTGGTTTAGGCTATTTTTGGGGTTGATCAAGTTGGTTCATGGGCTAGCCCATTGTATTTGGGGTTGGGTCTGGGTTTGGCTTTGGCTCAGTTGTGGCAGTGGTTGGGTCGGTCCAAAAACTCAAATCTGTTAACCCGTTTGACTCTAACCATTGACTTTTTTTTGCTAGTTAGTTAGGataaacattttaaattttgtatttatttaattattatgtaattgaataatttttttaggtgATGTGGCACAACTTAGCCAAGAGACATACGAGGGAATGAAATGATTTTAGAATCTCGCATTGTTAACTACAATAAAAGTTAATTGTTGGTGCATCACTTGATATTGTTAGGGGTGGGGGATGAAGTGATCTTCAAAGTTTAATGTTCAATATATTTGTAATCTATTAGATTTAATTGATTGATCACTATCCAAATTTATTGGGATGACCGTCCTTGAGCGGCCTCTAGTGCtcattgatattttactcttgaataataaaatagtggttttgataatgactatatgaaaatcaatctctactatatggattttgtgaatgagaaaatgaatttttaatatatgagttttgaaacaaggtatgaaaacctatagaagaaatattgagtatggttgagtgtgatttgtttcaaaatatatatttgataatctcaacttgcttttaaaagaattgaaatgaggatttgttaagttttcattttttcaaaatggatagttgactatgtggttcattctgttgactatgctgttaaggatagtcgactatgcataagaatagtcgactatactgaTTTGATTTGTCGATTATTTAAGgcttttgtcgactatttttgcatctgtcgattatcaggtaaggatagtcgactatggcttttcatctgtcgactatttttgttcataaaattcaaaatcctcttcatatttttgcatctgtcgactatgtttatgtgtttgtcgactatagaaaatttgtgttagaagatagtcgactatgctttcttgtctgtcgactatgttttgttttacttgtaaaaatagtcaactatgcattttcttctgtcgactatatcttttgcaaaaacttataacggctagtttttggcgcatttaatgcttgcccaaccaccacaacggttgaatttttggatctatctaccatcaactataaatatgggttgggagaatcgattgaaggttgttggaaaacatttaatatcttcaaccacCGAGCTTTCATTTTTACATCGAACGATCAATATCTTCTCTCATTGTATTTACATTTCTGAGGCTTTGTATacactgttacattcattgtaagCCTAAATTTATCAATTGGAAAGAGCTTGTAACTAAAAGTTTGTACTCTTAAACTCTCATTTTCACGATTACTGTAATTGTCCTagcgtaagctagagggcccattatattgggaggtttgtaagtttTTTCTAGTCAcagactagaggacctactcgggttgagtagggggttgatagtgaatttggttgaaaattcttagtgggtagctaaggtagtggactaggcttggaaaGCCGAACGACTATAAATATGTGTCTTCACTGCTCttcatcttttctcttttaCGTTTGTATCTTTGCTCTATTGACTTTATTTATTCATTGAtaagatttcatttttattcttcacCATATGAAAGTATCTTTGCgtctcaaaagaaatttttttatataaccaattcacccccctcttggtgtgtgccatatcacTTACTTGTTCCAACACTCATGTCCTCGATTACGTTAGGAGAGGTAAATTATAGGTTGGGTATTTGGTCCTTATGCAGGGCGATAATCTAACTCGTAACCCATCGGATTGATACCGGCATATTGCTTATTCAGCCGCTCGACCTATGCCCTTGTTGCACTATCCAAATTTATTGGTAACTTATTTTGACGGTCTCCATTTTAATGTAATAGTAATGTTTTTTACATACTTTATAGGGCATAAATGCATAATGTTTAGTTAATGTATTTTCCATACTGTATAGTGTATAAATTGGAGGATAATAATAATGTTGGAACCTTTTAGATACAATCATTTAACTAAATCAAATTTTACTATGTTAGAAATTATGACTTGCAATTTCGAAATAGGTGAAGCTTCAATCAACTTTTCTAGCTCGCATCAAAAAATCGTGTGTGAGCATGATGTATCTGTTTGGTGCTACACATCATGGACTAAAACTAATCTTGGAAGAAAATTCTTGAGGTGTCGATTCTGGAAGGTAATTTGTTATGTTATAAATGTAAAAGCCGTTAATGTGAATGTAATCGACTGTTGAATGGTTTGGTGGACATGATAATAATTGCAGATAGTTTTAATAGATTGATGATGAATGCACAACTCGTGAGAAAGCATTATGTCTTGTTGGATAAGTTGAATGGAATTAAATGTAACATGACGGAGATAGTTGAAAAGGAGATGATGCTACAAGAACAAGCACAAGCACaagtttttgaataaaaaaccTTAAGGTGAAAAGAAAAGTTACTAAAGTTTGAGAAAGACTATAGATGtattaagaaagaaaatttaGAATTGAAAATAAAGCTCCAAGAATAtagaataaaagaaagtaaGTTTGTTAGGGGTACGATAGTGTTAGGGTTGTGttgttttttgttattttatggataatgaaaaatgaagatagTAGATTCAGCTATTTggctttagtgtaattagtgtataaataattGTAAACCattcaagtatattttttatttgttaattatgtaTTTGCAATTTATTGTTATCTTATTTAttagtatgataataaaaaaaattatttgattgataaatcaagtaaaaattattaaaagcaATTGACATGAAAACGGGGGAAGTGTTAATGTATTAGAACTATTACATGAAACGTGCGGTAATTCAATGGTTAATGTGATTGTTCAGCATCCATAATGGGCTAATGTTGTTCATCTGTAAATTTCTAAGGATAAATTTGTGTTACAACGAGAATAAGCACTCAAACCATAGTTCTGCATTAAATGTCAAAAGATTTGAGCAAGAACAAGAAGTCCAACCACCATCCCAGCTTTATAACTTCTCCAAGCTTTTCCatagaatctttttttttttttttgaatgatcGTCTTTGCACAATTTTTGATGTTCGTGCTCTCGATTACGTCAGGAGAGATAAATTACAAGTaagcttttgatccttgcataaGTGAGGATCAAACTTCTAATCCACTGGATTGACATTAACATATTACTCATCCGACCGTTCGACTTATGTCCTAAGactatctctttttctttatccTTTGTATTTTGGACATAGAAGAAATTGAGCAAATTCAAATTACATGGTGGTGTTTTAGCTATTTAAATTCAGATTACATTGTCTTCAACAAATAATTGACTTCTCAGAATGTCAAACGCATCATATCTCCAACCCACTAAATTTCAAGGCACTACTGGTGGCAACATAAACTTAAAAAATCTAACGACCATCAAGGATACAGATGTATCTTCCATTCTACTCAATACAATGAACCCAACCCAGGAATCGAATAAATCTACTCTGGCAAGACAAATAACCAAATCAAAGATGTAGCATATTAATACTGTAACTGATGCAATTAAAAAGATTCAACACACGAGAACGCACATTTTCTCCCCCAAGTATGGTAGACTGCTCATCCTAGGGTAGATTTAAGGGGAAAGGATAGGCACTGACTGCAGTCCTTCTCCATATTTGACCCATTTGGAAGGAGGAGGGATGAAATGACCTATGAATATGAGAGCCAGCTCTCTTCCAAATCCATTCCTATATCTGCCTTTGTACTCATCCTTCCTacgaaaaaaaaattgatgacaAAATTGTTGGGAAATAGAAGATAACCCTTCTTTgaattccttttttttgtttgttgaaCAATCCACATGGTTAGCATATCgtctataaaattcaaatatttcatGCTCGTCATTGAACCTCATTCCTACCTCAGGGACAAGATCACTATGTTCTCCTGGTAGTTCGTCGTTTAATGGAGAACACTCATTATCTTGAAAAATTTTctcattatcttcaaatgatTCCGGAAGGACactattattttctaaatcaaaaCAAGGTACAATCATAAGATAATACAATGTTATCTATATAATTTGCATTATgcacatatattttgtttttcttgttttatatcactaattttatcataaattgagCAAACCACATTTGAATTATTTACATTTATCTCTAATTCTAAGTGATAAAGTTACCATTTAGAGAAACAAATTGTAGACGTTTggaattggtcgaccgtgattcgtcgGCCCGTACTAATCTAATGAACTTGAAAGATAGAATGATGTGTGGTATAATTCTGTTTGTTGATCCATTGGTCGGTCAGCTCCTGCAAAatactccgacgctcaagtaaATAAGCGAAAGAAAAGATGCAGAGTATCATCAAATTGATAAAGAGAGCACACCATGGCTCTGGGGAGAACTGGCTGATATATAGGAAGATGAGATGTCTTCCTGCATATGTTGTACGTATGCGGGTGATGGGACAGAATATTCAGCGTTTGCATGGTgccgacgggaccctcattaatgtagaTGTGATCTAccattaatgagaatgagattTGAGGCGAGCGCGCGAAAATCCAGAAGTGgctgcaatgatgttgttgcaggcGGGTATAGGGCCAAGATGGGACCAGCATGGGGCAAAAAGATGGGCTAAGAAGGTGTGTCAGGTTGGGCCTAGGCCGCCCAACTAGAATAATCCCTAGCCCACAGCTATTCTCTGGTTACTCTGCAGCCTTCTTGTTACGCGAGCTGATCAGTTAGGCCAGCGAGTTGGAAGCGTCGCTGGGAGCTGGCTCGAAATATCGTCAGGAGCTCACTCGTTTAACGCCCGCTTGGTCCCGCGATCTAAGATCGGACTCCAGCAATGTATGAGCTTACTCCAAAGAACTCAGCTTGGAGTCTACTGGGCTTTAGGTGATTGGGTCGGCCTGTTGGGTTGAGCCCAGCCCGTAAGAAATAGTGCAGAAAATACCCGTAACACAAATATATGAGCTCATCAAACTATTTATACTCACTTGTGGCATATGTCTGAGGAAGCACTTCCATATTTGGGGgacaaaaaatcaaacatagaTATAAGTCACTCATTGGGGCTTTCTTTCgtcttctaaaataaaattgattgtctgcaataaaatctaaaaaactataaaaaaaaatgaatacttTAGTAGAAATATAATACagtatatgaatatataaagagaaatgaaa from Diospyros lotus cultivar Yz01 chromosome 8, ASM1463336v1, whole genome shotgun sequence carries:
- the LOC127808021 gene encoding catalase isozyme 1, translating into MDPYKHRPSTAFNSPFWTTNSGAPVWNNNSSLTVGTRGPILLEDYHLVEKLANFDRERIPERVVHARGASAKGFFEVTHDISQLTCADFLRAPGVQTPVIVRFSTVIHERGSPETLRDPRGFAVKFYTREGNFDLVGNNFPVFFIRDGMKFPDMVHSLKPNPKSHIQENWRILDFFSHHPESLHMFTFLFDDLGVPQDYRHMDGSGVNTYTLINKAGKAHYVKFHWKPTCGVKCLLEDEAIKVGGSNHSHATQDLYDSIAAGNYPEWKLFIQIIDPDHEDRFDFDPLDVTKTWPEDILPLQPVGRLVLNKNIDNFFAENEQLAFCPAIIVPGIYYSDDKLLQTRIFSYADTQRHRLGPNYLQLPANAPKCAHHNNHHDGFMNFMHRDEEVDYFPSRYDPVRHAERHPIPPPVLTGKRDKCIIEKENNFKQPGEKYRSWAPDRQERFICRWVDALSDARVTHEIRSIWISYWSQADRSLGQKIASRLNVRPSI